From a single Eleginops maclovinus isolate JMC-PN-2008 ecotype Puerto Natales chromosome 20, JC_Emac_rtc_rv5, whole genome shotgun sequence genomic region:
- the LOC134882635 gene encoding transcriptional regulator QRICH1-like isoform X3 yields MNEQESGVVSFDEYVRQKARTVPQHRMKEFLESLSKGPEVLQEFSQQGGAATTTAMVYQQQDTNCVYADSTEVAGSLLELACPVQVTSAEISPHLSVHQESEQQLQVQVQIQEQQDQTVGQVLQVAAPSQQDLQGISTAHFIQQGELTEEQQQQIQAQLVAAVAGGQQIQLQGMQHIQLPGGQQIQLQAGQHIQLQDGQHIQLQSGQQIQLPGGQQIQLQGGQQIQLQGGQQIQLPGGQQIQLQSGQQIQLQSGQQIQLHDGQQIQLQGGQQIQLPGGQQIQLQGGQHIQLPGGQQIQLHSGQQIQLQGGQQIQLQDGQQIQIRTIETTSPSQQQDSAREAERRSSTVSTVLQPAKKRKVDVPVSVSYAVPQGQQVATVVAIPQGQQQSYVSLRPDLLTVDSAQLYSTTGTITGPTGETWTIPVYSSPQQQGVTHITIPQDTYNTMQVTTTNGKDKMSPSPSSRSADVQSPSTGTQEEIVQTLFPAQFMNGNIHIPVAVQTVGGSYNTTQSVHIWDPNQQHGQGEEGQDQQLHLQGHIETEAHAEQPTEIMVPICLKPEEGLEVWRLWVKRKNAELNKQEKTKLAPIGRRQPLRFQEDLVSSAVAELNLGLSLMTQEARGSEEEQFTSDVLYYVFLCIQKYLSENGRVDDIFSDPYYTRFCGCLHKILDGWRPSVHPLGYVIPSHVTEEMLWECKQLGAHSPSTLLTTLMYFNTKHFQLMTAEQHMQVAFSKVLRHTRKNPANAKDKATSIRLLKGQGPQSAGQKGAQYRTDDMYEEQIEDPENPLRCPIKLYDFYLFKCPQSAKGRNDAYYMTPEPVVAPNSPMWYSSQPLTSQQVEQVLARIIVVREIQEIFGVVQGIMS; encoded by the exons ATGAATGAGCAGGAGAGTGGGGTGGTCTCTTTTGATGAGTATGTGCGGCAGAAGGCCCGCACAGTCCCTCAGCACAGGATGAAGGAGTTTCTGGAGTCTCTCTCCAAGGGcccagaggtgctgcaggagttCAGCCAGCAGGGAGGGGCAGCCACCACAACAGCCATGGTGTACCAACAGCAAGACACCAACTGTGTGTACGCAGACAGCACAGAGGTGGCTGGCTCTCTCTTGGAGTTGGCTTGTCCG GTACAGGTGACATCGGCTGAGATTTCACCTCATTTGTCTGTGCATCAAGAGTCTGAACAGCAGCTTCAGGTGCAG GTTCAGATCCAGGAACAGCAGGACCAAACCGTTGGCCAGGTTCTTCAGGTTGCCGCCCCCTCTCAGCAGGACCTGCAGGGAATCTCAACAGCACATTTTATCCAGCAGGGAGAGCttacagaggagcagcagcagcag ATTCAGGCGCAACTGGTGGCTGCTGTAGCTGGAGGACAACAAATCCAGTTGCAAGGAATGCAGCATATTCAGCTGCCAGGCGGCCAGCAAATTCAACTCCAAGCTGGTCAACATATTCAACTACAAGATGGTCAACATATTCAGCTACAGAGTGGCCAGCAAATTCAGTTACCAGGTGGCCAACAAATTCAGCTCCAGGGTGGCCAGCAAATTCAGCTCCAGGGTGGCCAGCAAATTCAGTTACCAGGTGGCCAACAAATTCAATTACAAAGTGGCCAGCAAATTCAATTACAGAGTGGCCAACAAATTCAGCTACATGATGGCCAGCAAATTCAGCTACAGGGTGGCCAGCAAATTCAGTTACCGGGTGGCCAACAAATTCAGCTACAGGGAGGCCAACACATACAGCTACCAGGTGGCCAGCAAATTCAGCTACATAGTGGCCAACAGATTCAGCTACAAGGTGGCCAGCAAATTCAACTACAAGATGGCCAACAGATCCAAATTCGGACCATAGAAACCACGTCTCCATCACAGCAACAGGACTCTGCCAGAGAGGCGGAGAGGAGGTCCTCCACTGTCTCAACTGTCCTCCAACCTGCCAAGAAGCGTAAGGTGGATGtccctgtgtctgtgtcttacGCAGTTCCACAGGGCCAGCAGGTGGCCACAGTTGTAGCCATCCCTCAAGGGCAGCAGCAGAGCTATGTGTCCCTACGACCAGACTTGCTCACTGTTGACAGCGCTCAACTGTACAGCACTACAGGAACCATCACAGGTCCCACAGGCGAAACCTGGACCATCCCTGTTTACTCCTctccacagcagcagggggTTACTCACATCACCATACCACAGGACACGTACAACACAATGCAAGTGACCACCACCAATGGTAAGGACAAAATGTCCCCCAGTCCTTCATCAAGGTCAGCAGATGTGCAGTCGCCCTCAACTGGGACGCAGGAAGAAATAGTGCAGACCTTGTTCCCAGCGCAGTTCATGAACGGGAACATTCATATCCCTGTGGCAGTGCAGACTGTAGGAGGGTCTTACAACACCACACAGTCGGTACACATATGGGACCCAAATCAGCAGCACGGTCAAGGAGAAGAGGGACAAGACCAGCAGCTCCATCTGCAG GGTCACATAGAGACGGAGGCTCATGCTGAGCAGCCTACAGAGATCATGGTTCCTATCTGCCTGAAGCCTGAGGAGGGCCTGGAGGTCTGGCGTCTTTGGGTTAAGAGAAAAAATGCAGAGCTTAACAAGCAGGAGAAGACAAAGCTTGCACCCATAGGAC GTCGTCAGCCGCTGCGTTTTCAAGAAGATTTGGTGTCAAGTGCAGTAGCCGAGTTGAACTTGGGTCTTTCCCTCATGACGCAAGAGGCACGAGGATCAGAGGAAGAGCAATTCACATCTGATGTTCTATATTATGTTTTCTTGTGCATACAAAAG tATCTTTCTGAAAATGGACGTGTGGATGACATTTTCTCTGATCCGTATTACACACGTTTTTGTGGGTGTTTACACAAAATTCTGGATGGTTGGAGACCCAGTGTCCATCCTTTAG GTTATGTCAttccaagtcatgtgacagaGGAGATGCTGTGGGAGTGCAAACAGCTCGGTGCACATTCACCATCCACATTGCTCACGACTCTAATGTATTTCAACACTAA GCATTTCCAACTGATGACAGCTGAACAACACATGCAAGTAGCTTTCTCCAAGGTCCTAAGACACACTAGGAAGAACCCCGCCAATGCCAAGGACAAAGCCACCAGTATCCGCCTTCTCAAAGGACAAGGTCCGCAGAGTGCAGGACAGAAAGGTGCTCAATACA GAACTGATGACATGTATGAAGAGCAGATTGAGGATCCAGAGAATCCGCTTCGCTGCCCAATTAAACTTTATGACTTTTATCTCTTCAAATG tcCTCAAAGCGCTAAGGGGAGGAACGATGCATACTACATGACTCCAGAGCCTGTCGTTGCACCTAACAGCCCGATGTGGTACTCGTCTCAGCCCCTCACGAGTCAGCAAGTGGAGCAGGTGTTGGCCCGCATCATTGTGGTCCGAGAGATCCAGGAGATATTCGGTGTTGTACAGGGCATCATGAGCTAA
- the LOC134882635 gene encoding transcriptional regulator QRICH1-like isoform X4, protein MSEMCHLVAQFTVLRMNEQESGVVSFDEYVRQKARTVPQHRMKEFLESLSKGPEVLQEFSQQGGAATTTAMVYQQQDTNCVYADSTEVAGSLLELACPVQIQEQQDQTVGQVLQVAAPSQQDLQGISTAHFIQQGELTEEQQQQIQAQLVAAVAGGQQIQLQGMQHIQLPGGQQIQLQAGQHIQLQDGQHIQLQSGQQIQLPGGQQIQLQGGQQIQLQGGQQIQLPGGQQIQLQSGQQIQLQSGQQIQLHDGQQIQLQGGQQIQLPGGQQIQLQGGQHIQLPGGQQIQLHSGQQIQLQGGQQIQLQDGQQIQIRTIETTSPSQQQDSAREAERRSSTVSTVLQPAKKRKVDVPVSVSYAVPQGQQVATVVAIPQGQQQSYVSLRPDLLTVDSAQLYSTTGTITGPTGETWTIPVYSSPQQQGVTHITIPQDTYNTMQVTTTNGKDKMSPSPSSRSADVQSPSTGTQEEIVQTLFPAQFMNGNIHIPVAVQTVGGSYNTTQSVHIWDPNQQHGQGEEGQDQQLHLQGHIETEAHAEQPTEIMVPICLKPEEGLEVWRLWVKRKNAELNKQEKTKLAPIGRRQPLRFQEDLVSSAVAELNLGLSLMTQEARGSEEEQFTSDVLYYVFLCIQKYLSENGRVDDIFSDPYYTRFCGCLHKILDGWRPSVHPLGYVIPSHVTEEMLWECKQLGAHSPSTLLTTLMYFNTKHFQLMTAEQHMQVAFSKVLRHTRKNPANAKDKATSIRLLKGQGPQSAGQKGAQYRTDDMYEEQIEDPENPLRCPIKLYDFYLFKCPQSAKGRNDAYYMTPEPVVAPNSPMWYSSQPLTSQQVEQVLARIIVVREIQEIFGVVQGIMS, encoded by the exons ATGAGCGAAATGTGTCACCTGGTCGCACAATTTACT gTCTTGAGGATGAATGAGCAGGAGAGTGGGGTGGTCTCTTTTGATGAGTATGTGCGGCAGAAGGCCCGCACAGTCCCTCAGCACAGGATGAAGGAGTTTCTGGAGTCTCTCTCCAAGGGcccagaggtgctgcaggagttCAGCCAGCAGGGAGGGGCAGCCACCACAACAGCCATGGTGTACCAACAGCAAGACACCAACTGTGTGTACGCAGACAGCACAGAGGTGGCTGGCTCTCTCTTGGAGTTGGCTTGTCCG GTTCAGATCCAGGAACAGCAGGACCAAACCGTTGGCCAGGTTCTTCAGGTTGCCGCCCCCTCTCAGCAGGACCTGCAGGGAATCTCAACAGCACATTTTATCCAGCAGGGAGAGCttacagaggagcagcagcagcag ATTCAGGCGCAACTGGTGGCTGCTGTAGCTGGAGGACAACAAATCCAGTTGCAAGGAATGCAGCATATTCAGCTGCCAGGCGGCCAGCAAATTCAACTCCAAGCTGGTCAACATATTCAACTACAAGATGGTCAACATATTCAGCTACAGAGTGGCCAGCAAATTCAGTTACCAGGTGGCCAACAAATTCAGCTCCAGGGTGGCCAGCAAATTCAGCTCCAGGGTGGCCAGCAAATTCAGTTACCAGGTGGCCAACAAATTCAATTACAAAGTGGCCAGCAAATTCAATTACAGAGTGGCCAACAAATTCAGCTACATGATGGCCAGCAAATTCAGCTACAGGGTGGCCAGCAAATTCAGTTACCGGGTGGCCAACAAATTCAGCTACAGGGAGGCCAACACATACAGCTACCAGGTGGCCAGCAAATTCAGCTACATAGTGGCCAACAGATTCAGCTACAAGGTGGCCAGCAAATTCAACTACAAGATGGCCAACAGATCCAAATTCGGACCATAGAAACCACGTCTCCATCACAGCAACAGGACTCTGCCAGAGAGGCGGAGAGGAGGTCCTCCACTGTCTCAACTGTCCTCCAACCTGCCAAGAAGCGTAAGGTGGATGtccctgtgtctgtgtcttacGCAGTTCCACAGGGCCAGCAGGTGGCCACAGTTGTAGCCATCCCTCAAGGGCAGCAGCAGAGCTATGTGTCCCTACGACCAGACTTGCTCACTGTTGACAGCGCTCAACTGTACAGCACTACAGGAACCATCACAGGTCCCACAGGCGAAACCTGGACCATCCCTGTTTACTCCTctccacagcagcagggggTTACTCACATCACCATACCACAGGACACGTACAACACAATGCAAGTGACCACCACCAATGGTAAGGACAAAATGTCCCCCAGTCCTTCATCAAGGTCAGCAGATGTGCAGTCGCCCTCAACTGGGACGCAGGAAGAAATAGTGCAGACCTTGTTCCCAGCGCAGTTCATGAACGGGAACATTCATATCCCTGTGGCAGTGCAGACTGTAGGAGGGTCTTACAACACCACACAGTCGGTACACATATGGGACCCAAATCAGCAGCACGGTCAAGGAGAAGAGGGACAAGACCAGCAGCTCCATCTGCAG GGTCACATAGAGACGGAGGCTCATGCTGAGCAGCCTACAGAGATCATGGTTCCTATCTGCCTGAAGCCTGAGGAGGGCCTGGAGGTCTGGCGTCTTTGGGTTAAGAGAAAAAATGCAGAGCTTAACAAGCAGGAGAAGACAAAGCTTGCACCCATAGGAC GTCGTCAGCCGCTGCGTTTTCAAGAAGATTTGGTGTCAAGTGCAGTAGCCGAGTTGAACTTGGGTCTTTCCCTCATGACGCAAGAGGCACGAGGATCAGAGGAAGAGCAATTCACATCTGATGTTCTATATTATGTTTTCTTGTGCATACAAAAG tATCTTTCTGAAAATGGACGTGTGGATGACATTTTCTCTGATCCGTATTACACACGTTTTTGTGGGTGTTTACACAAAATTCTGGATGGTTGGAGACCCAGTGTCCATCCTTTAG GTTATGTCAttccaagtcatgtgacagaGGAGATGCTGTGGGAGTGCAAACAGCTCGGTGCACATTCACCATCCACATTGCTCACGACTCTAATGTATTTCAACACTAA GCATTTCCAACTGATGACAGCTGAACAACACATGCAAGTAGCTTTCTCCAAGGTCCTAAGACACACTAGGAAGAACCCCGCCAATGCCAAGGACAAAGCCACCAGTATCCGCCTTCTCAAAGGACAAGGTCCGCAGAGTGCAGGACAGAAAGGTGCTCAATACA GAACTGATGACATGTATGAAGAGCAGATTGAGGATCCAGAGAATCCGCTTCGCTGCCCAATTAAACTTTATGACTTTTATCTCTTCAAATG tcCTCAAAGCGCTAAGGGGAGGAACGATGCATACTACATGACTCCAGAGCCTGTCGTTGCACCTAACAGCCCGATGTGGTACTCGTCTCAGCCCCTCACGAGTCAGCAAGTGGAGCAGGTGTTGGCCCGCATCATTGTGGTCCGAGAGATCCAGGAGATATTCGGTGTTGTACAGGGCATCATGAGCTAA
- the LOC134882635 gene encoding transcriptional regulator QRICH1-like isoform X2 — translation MSEMCHLVAQFTVLRMNEQESGVVSFDEYVRQKARTVPQHRMKEFLESLSKGPEVLQEFSQQGGAATTTAMVYQQQDTNCVYADSTEVAGSLLELACPVQVTSAEISPHLSVHQESEQQLQVQVQIQEQQDQTVGQVLQVAAPSQQDLQGISTAHFIQQGELTEEQQQQIQAQLVAAVAGGQQIQLQGMQHIQLPGGQQIQLQAGQHIQLQDGQHIQLQSGQQIQLPGGQQIQLQGGQQIQLQGGQQIQLPGGQQIQLQSGQQIQLQSGQQIQLHDGQQIQLQGGQQIQLPGGQQIQLQGGQHIQLPGGQQIQLHSGQQIQLQGGQQIQLQDGQQIQIRTIETTSPSQQQDSAREAERRSSTVSTVLQPAKKRKVDVPVSVSYAVPQGQQVATVVAIPQGQQQSYVSLRPDLLTVDSAQLYSTTGTITGPTGETWTIPVYSSPQQQGVTHITIPQDTYNTMQVTTTNGKDKMSPSPSSRSADVQSPSTGTQEEIVQTLFPAQFMNGNIHIPVAVQTVGGSYNTTQSVHIWDPNQQHGQGEEGQDQQLHLQGHIETEAHAEQPTEIMVPICLKPEEGLEVWRLWVKRKNAELNKQEKTKLAPIGRRQPLRFQEDLVSSAVAELNLGLSLMTQEARGSEEEQFTSDVLYYVFLCIQKYLSENGRVDDIFSDPYYTRFCGCLHKILDGWRPSVHPLGYVIPSHVTEEMLWECKQLGAHSPSTLLTTLMYFNTKHFQLMTAEQHMQVAFSKVLRHTRKNPANAKDKATSIRLLKGQGPQSAGQKGTDDMYEEQIEDPENPLRCPIKLYDFYLFKCPQSAKGRNDAYYMTPEPVVAPNSPMWYSSQPLTSQQVEQVLARIIVVREIQEIFGVVQGIMS, via the exons ATGAGCGAAATGTGTCACCTGGTCGCACAATTTACT gTCTTGAGGATGAATGAGCAGGAGAGTGGGGTGGTCTCTTTTGATGAGTATGTGCGGCAGAAGGCCCGCACAGTCCCTCAGCACAGGATGAAGGAGTTTCTGGAGTCTCTCTCCAAGGGcccagaggtgctgcaggagttCAGCCAGCAGGGAGGGGCAGCCACCACAACAGCCATGGTGTACCAACAGCAAGACACCAACTGTGTGTACGCAGACAGCACAGAGGTGGCTGGCTCTCTCTTGGAGTTGGCTTGTCCG GTACAGGTGACATCGGCTGAGATTTCACCTCATTTGTCTGTGCATCAAGAGTCTGAACAGCAGCTTCAGGTGCAG GTTCAGATCCAGGAACAGCAGGACCAAACCGTTGGCCAGGTTCTTCAGGTTGCCGCCCCCTCTCAGCAGGACCTGCAGGGAATCTCAACAGCACATTTTATCCAGCAGGGAGAGCttacagaggagcagcagcagcag ATTCAGGCGCAACTGGTGGCTGCTGTAGCTGGAGGACAACAAATCCAGTTGCAAGGAATGCAGCATATTCAGCTGCCAGGCGGCCAGCAAATTCAACTCCAAGCTGGTCAACATATTCAACTACAAGATGGTCAACATATTCAGCTACAGAGTGGCCAGCAAATTCAGTTACCAGGTGGCCAACAAATTCAGCTCCAGGGTGGCCAGCAAATTCAGCTCCAGGGTGGCCAGCAAATTCAGTTACCAGGTGGCCAACAAATTCAATTACAAAGTGGCCAGCAAATTCAATTACAGAGTGGCCAACAAATTCAGCTACATGATGGCCAGCAAATTCAGCTACAGGGTGGCCAGCAAATTCAGTTACCGGGTGGCCAACAAATTCAGCTACAGGGAGGCCAACACATACAGCTACCAGGTGGCCAGCAAATTCAGCTACATAGTGGCCAACAGATTCAGCTACAAGGTGGCCAGCAAATTCAACTACAAGATGGCCAACAGATCCAAATTCGGACCATAGAAACCACGTCTCCATCACAGCAACAGGACTCTGCCAGAGAGGCGGAGAGGAGGTCCTCCACTGTCTCAACTGTCCTCCAACCTGCCAAGAAGCGTAAGGTGGATGtccctgtgtctgtgtcttacGCAGTTCCACAGGGCCAGCAGGTGGCCACAGTTGTAGCCATCCCTCAAGGGCAGCAGCAGAGCTATGTGTCCCTACGACCAGACTTGCTCACTGTTGACAGCGCTCAACTGTACAGCACTACAGGAACCATCACAGGTCCCACAGGCGAAACCTGGACCATCCCTGTTTACTCCTctccacagcagcagggggTTACTCACATCACCATACCACAGGACACGTACAACACAATGCAAGTGACCACCACCAATGGTAAGGACAAAATGTCCCCCAGTCCTTCATCAAGGTCAGCAGATGTGCAGTCGCCCTCAACTGGGACGCAGGAAGAAATAGTGCAGACCTTGTTCCCAGCGCAGTTCATGAACGGGAACATTCATATCCCTGTGGCAGTGCAGACTGTAGGAGGGTCTTACAACACCACACAGTCGGTACACATATGGGACCCAAATCAGCAGCACGGTCAAGGAGAAGAGGGACAAGACCAGCAGCTCCATCTGCAG GGTCACATAGAGACGGAGGCTCATGCTGAGCAGCCTACAGAGATCATGGTTCCTATCTGCCTGAAGCCTGAGGAGGGCCTGGAGGTCTGGCGTCTTTGGGTTAAGAGAAAAAATGCAGAGCTTAACAAGCAGGAGAAGACAAAGCTTGCACCCATAGGAC GTCGTCAGCCGCTGCGTTTTCAAGAAGATTTGGTGTCAAGTGCAGTAGCCGAGTTGAACTTGGGTCTTTCCCTCATGACGCAAGAGGCACGAGGATCAGAGGAAGAGCAATTCACATCTGATGTTCTATATTATGTTTTCTTGTGCATACAAAAG tATCTTTCTGAAAATGGACGTGTGGATGACATTTTCTCTGATCCGTATTACACACGTTTTTGTGGGTGTTTACACAAAATTCTGGATGGTTGGAGACCCAGTGTCCATCCTTTAG GTTATGTCAttccaagtcatgtgacagaGGAGATGCTGTGGGAGTGCAAACAGCTCGGTGCACATTCACCATCCACATTGCTCACGACTCTAATGTATTTCAACACTAA GCATTTCCAACTGATGACAGCTGAACAACACATGCAAGTAGCTTTCTCCAAGGTCCTAAGACACACTAGGAAGAACCCCGCCAATGCCAAGGACAAAGCCACCAGTATCCGCCTTCTCAAAGGACAAGGTCCGCAGAGTGCAGGACAGAAAG GAACTGATGACATGTATGAAGAGCAGATTGAGGATCCAGAGAATCCGCTTCGCTGCCCAATTAAACTTTATGACTTTTATCTCTTCAAATG tcCTCAAAGCGCTAAGGGGAGGAACGATGCATACTACATGACTCCAGAGCCTGTCGTTGCACCTAACAGCCCGATGTGGTACTCGTCTCAGCCCCTCACGAGTCAGCAAGTGGAGCAGGTGTTGGCCCGCATCATTGTGGTCCGAGAGATCCAGGAGATATTCGGTGTTGTACAGGGCATCATGAGCTAA
- the LOC134882635 gene encoding transcriptional regulator QRICH1-like isoform X1 gives MSEMCHLVAQFTVLRMNEQESGVVSFDEYVRQKARTVPQHRMKEFLESLSKGPEVLQEFSQQGGAATTTAMVYQQQDTNCVYADSTEVAGSLLELACPVQVTSAEISPHLSVHQESEQQLQVQVQIQEQQDQTVGQVLQVAAPSQQDLQGISTAHFIQQGELTEEQQQQIQAQLVAAVAGGQQIQLQGMQHIQLPGGQQIQLQAGQHIQLQDGQHIQLQSGQQIQLPGGQQIQLQGGQQIQLQGGQQIQLPGGQQIQLQSGQQIQLQSGQQIQLHDGQQIQLQGGQQIQLPGGQQIQLQGGQHIQLPGGQQIQLHSGQQIQLQGGQQIQLQDGQQIQIRTIETTSPSQQQDSAREAERRSSTVSTVLQPAKKRKVDVPVSVSYAVPQGQQVATVVAIPQGQQQSYVSLRPDLLTVDSAQLYSTTGTITGPTGETWTIPVYSSPQQQGVTHITIPQDTYNTMQVTTTNGKDKMSPSPSSRSADVQSPSTGTQEEIVQTLFPAQFMNGNIHIPVAVQTVGGSYNTTQSVHIWDPNQQHGQGEEGQDQQLHLQGHIETEAHAEQPTEIMVPICLKPEEGLEVWRLWVKRKNAELNKQEKTKLAPIGRRQPLRFQEDLVSSAVAELNLGLSLMTQEARGSEEEQFTSDVLYYVFLCIQKYLSENGRVDDIFSDPYYTRFCGCLHKILDGWRPSVHPLGYVIPSHVTEEMLWECKQLGAHSPSTLLTTLMYFNTKHFQLMTAEQHMQVAFSKVLRHTRKNPANAKDKATSIRLLKGQGPQSAGQKGAQYRTDDMYEEQIEDPENPLRCPIKLYDFYLFKCPQSAKGRNDAYYMTPEPVVAPNSPMWYSSQPLTSQQVEQVLARIIVVREIQEIFGVVQGIMS, from the exons ATGAGCGAAATGTGTCACCTGGTCGCACAATTTACT gTCTTGAGGATGAATGAGCAGGAGAGTGGGGTGGTCTCTTTTGATGAGTATGTGCGGCAGAAGGCCCGCACAGTCCCTCAGCACAGGATGAAGGAGTTTCTGGAGTCTCTCTCCAAGGGcccagaggtgctgcaggagttCAGCCAGCAGGGAGGGGCAGCCACCACAACAGCCATGGTGTACCAACAGCAAGACACCAACTGTGTGTACGCAGACAGCACAGAGGTGGCTGGCTCTCTCTTGGAGTTGGCTTGTCCG GTACAGGTGACATCGGCTGAGATTTCACCTCATTTGTCTGTGCATCAAGAGTCTGAACAGCAGCTTCAGGTGCAG GTTCAGATCCAGGAACAGCAGGACCAAACCGTTGGCCAGGTTCTTCAGGTTGCCGCCCCCTCTCAGCAGGACCTGCAGGGAATCTCAACAGCACATTTTATCCAGCAGGGAGAGCttacagaggagcagcagcagcag ATTCAGGCGCAACTGGTGGCTGCTGTAGCTGGAGGACAACAAATCCAGTTGCAAGGAATGCAGCATATTCAGCTGCCAGGCGGCCAGCAAATTCAACTCCAAGCTGGTCAACATATTCAACTACAAGATGGTCAACATATTCAGCTACAGAGTGGCCAGCAAATTCAGTTACCAGGTGGCCAACAAATTCAGCTCCAGGGTGGCCAGCAAATTCAGCTCCAGGGTGGCCAGCAAATTCAGTTACCAGGTGGCCAACAAATTCAATTACAAAGTGGCCAGCAAATTCAATTACAGAGTGGCCAACAAATTCAGCTACATGATGGCCAGCAAATTCAGCTACAGGGTGGCCAGCAAATTCAGTTACCGGGTGGCCAACAAATTCAGCTACAGGGAGGCCAACACATACAGCTACCAGGTGGCCAGCAAATTCAGCTACATAGTGGCCAACAGATTCAGCTACAAGGTGGCCAGCAAATTCAACTACAAGATGGCCAACAGATCCAAATTCGGACCATAGAAACCACGTCTCCATCACAGCAACAGGACTCTGCCAGAGAGGCGGAGAGGAGGTCCTCCACTGTCTCAACTGTCCTCCAACCTGCCAAGAAGCGTAAGGTGGATGtccctgtgtctgtgtcttacGCAGTTCCACAGGGCCAGCAGGTGGCCACAGTTGTAGCCATCCCTCAAGGGCAGCAGCAGAGCTATGTGTCCCTACGACCAGACTTGCTCACTGTTGACAGCGCTCAACTGTACAGCACTACAGGAACCATCACAGGTCCCACAGGCGAAACCTGGACCATCCCTGTTTACTCCTctccacagcagcagggggTTACTCACATCACCATACCACAGGACACGTACAACACAATGCAAGTGACCACCACCAATGGTAAGGACAAAATGTCCCCCAGTCCTTCATCAAGGTCAGCAGATGTGCAGTCGCCCTCAACTGGGACGCAGGAAGAAATAGTGCAGACCTTGTTCCCAGCGCAGTTCATGAACGGGAACATTCATATCCCTGTGGCAGTGCAGACTGTAGGAGGGTCTTACAACACCACACAGTCGGTACACATATGGGACCCAAATCAGCAGCACGGTCAAGGAGAAGAGGGACAAGACCAGCAGCTCCATCTGCAG GGTCACATAGAGACGGAGGCTCATGCTGAGCAGCCTACAGAGATCATGGTTCCTATCTGCCTGAAGCCTGAGGAGGGCCTGGAGGTCTGGCGTCTTTGGGTTAAGAGAAAAAATGCAGAGCTTAACAAGCAGGAGAAGACAAAGCTTGCACCCATAGGAC GTCGTCAGCCGCTGCGTTTTCAAGAAGATTTGGTGTCAAGTGCAGTAGCCGAGTTGAACTTGGGTCTTTCCCTCATGACGCAAGAGGCACGAGGATCAGAGGAAGAGCAATTCACATCTGATGTTCTATATTATGTTTTCTTGTGCATACAAAAG tATCTTTCTGAAAATGGACGTGTGGATGACATTTTCTCTGATCCGTATTACACACGTTTTTGTGGGTGTTTACACAAAATTCTGGATGGTTGGAGACCCAGTGTCCATCCTTTAG GTTATGTCAttccaagtcatgtgacagaGGAGATGCTGTGGGAGTGCAAACAGCTCGGTGCACATTCACCATCCACATTGCTCACGACTCTAATGTATTTCAACACTAA GCATTTCCAACTGATGACAGCTGAACAACACATGCAAGTAGCTTTCTCCAAGGTCCTAAGACACACTAGGAAGAACCCCGCCAATGCCAAGGACAAAGCCACCAGTATCCGCCTTCTCAAAGGACAAGGTCCGCAGAGTGCAGGACAGAAAGGTGCTCAATACA GAACTGATGACATGTATGAAGAGCAGATTGAGGATCCAGAGAATCCGCTTCGCTGCCCAATTAAACTTTATGACTTTTATCTCTTCAAATG tcCTCAAAGCGCTAAGGGGAGGAACGATGCATACTACATGACTCCAGAGCCTGTCGTTGCACCTAACAGCCCGATGTGGTACTCGTCTCAGCCCCTCACGAGTCAGCAAGTGGAGCAGGTGTTGGCCCGCATCATTGTGGTCCGAGAGATCCAGGAGATATTCGGTGTTGTACAGGGCATCATGAGCTAA